The Balearica regulorum gibbericeps isolate bBalReg1 chromosome 27, bBalReg1.pri, whole genome shotgun sequence genome contains a region encoding:
- the LOC104632616 gene encoding tumor necrosis factor receptor superfamily member 10B isoform X1, giving the protein MRSALRGAPRRRCLPLLLLLLEATLCTAAVLDGRDRFDPLDSSSGGDEFYQVQDRNLYCKKCPAGTYVAEHCKEQYGSSKCLPCKEDEYIKYPNDFSKCLGCQMCREDQVELSPCRAVSNTQCVCKNGTFCSPDHPCEMCQKCRTRCPAGEVELAPCTPHSDLQCGPPTSTFSSLTGGMIVGIVVGVMACLAVLFMFLWVCCCRSRGDERDLSRKSCGVVDYLLRQLMRYQRADQGTQDNNHNEQVSQHQLLPRESSSVTPSAPGLEMTVPTTSCPSAKCRNLVPAQGKDPSAVLRRSFEIFAQEVPYKDWKRYGRALDLLENDIVFAEMNDKHWQEPLYQMLSMWQNRQGLNASVNTLLGTLHEINLGGIAEDIAYKLVQRGYFKYELSCGSSLLEAIVQFS; this is encoded by the exons ATGCGCTCGGCGCTGCGCGGTGCGCCCCGACGGCGCTgcctcccgctgctgctgctgctgctg GAGGCTACTTTATGCACAGCAGCAGTACTGGATGGGAGGGACAGGTTCGATCCCTTGGACTCGAGCAGCGGAGGGGACGAGTTTTACCAAGTCCAAGACAGAAATCTCTATTGCAAGAAGTGCCCTGCAG GCACCTACGTTGCAGAGCACTGTAAAGAACAATATGGCTCCAGCAAGTGTTTGCCATGTAAAGAAGACGAATACATCAAATACCCAAATGACTTTTCCAAGTGCCTTGGCTGCCAGATGTGTAGGGAAG ATCAGGTGGAGCTGAGTCCCTGCCGAGCCGTCAGCAACACGCAGTGCGTCTGCAAGAACGGCACCTTCTGCTCCCCGGACCACCCCTGCGAGATGTGCCAGAAGTGCCGGACCCG GTGTCCCGCGGGTGAAGTGGAGCTGGCTCCGTGCACGCCGCACAGCGATCTCCAGTGCGGTCCTCCCACCAGCACCTTCTCCAGCCTCACTG GAGGCATGATCGTGGGCATCGTGGTGGGAGTCATGGCCTGCCTGGCTGtgcttttcatgtttctctGGGTGTGCTGCTGCCGTTCCCGAG gaGACGAGAGAGACCTGAGCAGGAAGTCCTGCGGCGTGGTG GACTACCTGCTGCGGCAGCTGATGAGGTACCAGAGGGCAGACCAGGGGACGCAGGACAACAACCACAACGAGCAGGTGTCCCAGCAtcagctgctccccagggaaTCGAGTTCGGTGACTCCCAGCGCTCCGGGGTTGGAG ATGACGGTGCCGACAACCTCGTGTCCCAGTGCTAAATGCAGGAATCTGGTTCCAGCACAAGGAAAAGACCCCTCGGCCG TTTTGCGACGCTCTTTTGAGATCTTTGCCCAAGAAGTGCCCTACAAGGACTGGAAGAGATATGGCCGAGCCCTTGATCTGCTGGAGAATGACATTGTCTTCGCGGAGATGAACGACAAGCATTGGCAGGAGCCCTTGTACCAGATGCTCAGTATGTGGCAGAACAGACAAGGGTTGAACGCCTCTGTGAACACACTGCTGGGGACCCTGCATGAGATCAATCTCGGAGGGATTGCAGAGGACATCGCCTACAAGCTGGTCCAGCGGGGATATTTCAAATATGAA CTCTCCTGTGGCTCTTCTCTTCTTGAAGCCATTGTACAGTTCAGCTGA
- the LOC104632616 gene encoding tumor necrosis factor receptor superfamily member 10B isoform X2, producing the protein MRSALRGAPRRRCLPLLLLLLATLCTAAVLDGRDRFDPLDSSSGGDEFYQVQDRNLYCKKCPAGTYVAEHCKEQYGSSKCLPCKEDEYIKYPNDFSKCLGCQMCREDQVELSPCRAVSNTQCVCKNGTFCSPDHPCEMCQKCRTRCPAGEVELAPCTPHSDLQCGPPTSTFSSLTGGMIVGIVVGVMACLAVLFMFLWVCCCRSRGDERDLSRKSCGVVDYLLRQLMRYQRADQGTQDNNHNEQVSQHQLLPRESSSVTPSAPGLEMTVPTTSCPSAKCRNLVPAQGKDPSAVLRRSFEIFAQEVPYKDWKRYGRALDLLENDIVFAEMNDKHWQEPLYQMLSMWQNRQGLNASVNTLLGTLHEINLGGIAEDIAYKLVQRGYFKYELSCGSSLLEAIVQFS; encoded by the exons ATGCGCTCGGCGCTGCGCGGTGCGCCCCGACGGCGCTgcctcccgctgctgctgctgctgctg GCTACTTTATGCACAGCAGCAGTACTGGATGGGAGGGACAGGTTCGATCCCTTGGACTCGAGCAGCGGAGGGGACGAGTTTTACCAAGTCCAAGACAGAAATCTCTATTGCAAGAAGTGCCCTGCAG GCACCTACGTTGCAGAGCACTGTAAAGAACAATATGGCTCCAGCAAGTGTTTGCCATGTAAAGAAGACGAATACATCAAATACCCAAATGACTTTTCCAAGTGCCTTGGCTGCCAGATGTGTAGGGAAG ATCAGGTGGAGCTGAGTCCCTGCCGAGCCGTCAGCAACACGCAGTGCGTCTGCAAGAACGGCACCTTCTGCTCCCCGGACCACCCCTGCGAGATGTGCCAGAAGTGCCGGACCCG GTGTCCCGCGGGTGAAGTGGAGCTGGCTCCGTGCACGCCGCACAGCGATCTCCAGTGCGGTCCTCCCACCAGCACCTTCTCCAGCCTCACTG GAGGCATGATCGTGGGCATCGTGGTGGGAGTCATGGCCTGCCTGGCTGtgcttttcatgtttctctGGGTGTGCTGCTGCCGTTCCCGAG gaGACGAGAGAGACCTGAGCAGGAAGTCCTGCGGCGTGGTG GACTACCTGCTGCGGCAGCTGATGAGGTACCAGAGGGCAGACCAGGGGACGCAGGACAACAACCACAACGAGCAGGTGTCCCAGCAtcagctgctccccagggaaTCGAGTTCGGTGACTCCCAGCGCTCCGGGGTTGGAG ATGACGGTGCCGACAACCTCGTGTCCCAGTGCTAAATGCAGGAATCTGGTTCCAGCACAAGGAAAAGACCCCTCGGCCG TTTTGCGACGCTCTTTTGAGATCTTTGCCCAAGAAGTGCCCTACAAGGACTGGAAGAGATATGGCCGAGCCCTTGATCTGCTGGAGAATGACATTGTCTTCGCGGAGATGAACGACAAGCATTGGCAGGAGCCCTTGTACCAGATGCTCAGTATGTGGCAGAACAGACAAGGGTTGAACGCCTCTGTGAACACACTGCTGGGGACCCTGCATGAGATCAATCTCGGAGGGATTGCAGAGGACATCGCCTACAAGCTGGTCCAGCGGGGATATTTCAAATATGAA CTCTCCTGTGGCTCTTCTCTTCTTGAAGCCATTGTACAGTTCAGCTGA